The genomic interval GTTTTTCATATGAGGGGAGAAAAGGAATGAACAGTGTAGTACGAATCGTTTACTGCTTGGAGGTGCATCATGGCTAATTCGTACCGCGAGATATTCAAAGCTGCCGGAGCAAAAGGGTTTTCAGCTGCAGGTTTTGTTGCTCGTATGCCTATATCGATGATGGGCATTGGCATCGTGACCATGTTGTCGCAGCTGCGCGGCGAATACTGGCTAGCAGGTGCTGTAGCAGCTACCTTTGCTTTATCAACGGCTTTAATGGCTCCACAAATTTCCCGTATGGTAGATCGGTTGGGGCAATCCCGTATTCTGCTCCCATTTACAGGGATTAGTGTAGTATCTATCGTTTTCTTGCTGCTATGCACAAGATATGAAGCGCCGGATTGGACGCTATTCCTGTTTGCCTTAATTGCAGGCTGCATGCCTAGTATGCCGGCAATGGTTCGTGCGCGCTGGGCTGAGCTGTACCGGGGCTCCCCGAAGCTGCAAACGGCGTTTGCCTTTGAATCTGTAATGGATGAGCTTTGCTTTATCATTGGCCCAATCATTTCGGTCGGTTTAAGCGTTATGCTGTTTCCCGAAGCGGGTCCGCTTCTAGCCATCGTTTTTTTAGCCATAGGGGTCATCCTGTTTACGATGCAAAAGAGTACAGAACCTGCTGTGCGTCCCCTTCATTCAGATCATAAAGGTTCGGTTATTAAGATTGGCTCATTGCGGGTGTTGGTGTTTGCGCTCATTGCGTTAGGCACTATTTTTGGCACCGTGGATATTGTTAGTGTAGCTTTTGCAGAAAATCAAGGAAATACTGCAGCTGCCAGCATTGTGCTTTCCGTTTATGCTTTAGGTTCGTGCTTAGCTGGCTTGGTTTATGGTGCACTTAGGCTCAGAACTCCGCTTTATCGCCAGTTTTTGTGGGCTGCCGCGGTCACCATGGCAACGATGCTTCCGCTATTATTTGTAGATAATATAACGAAGCTAGCAGTAGCTGTATTTTTCGCTGGGATATCGGTAGCTCCTACTATTATTGTTACGATGGGCTTGGTGGAGAAAATTGTGCCCGAATCTAAAGTGACGGAAGGAATGACTTGGGCTATTAC from Paenibacillus sp. FSL K6-3182 carries:
- a CDS encoding MFS transporter; the protein is MANSYREIFKAAGAKGFSAAGFVARMPISMMGIGIVTMLSQLRGEYWLAGAVAATFALSTALMAPQISRMVDRLGQSRILLPFTGISVVSIVFLLLCTRYEAPDWTLFLFALIAGCMPSMPAMVRARWAELYRGSPKLQTAFAFESVMDELCFIIGPIISVGLSVMLFPEAGPLLAIVFLAIGVILFTMQKSTEPAVRPLHSDHKGSVIKIGSLRVLVFALIALGTIFGTVDIVSVAFAENQGNTAAASIVLSVYALGSCLAGLVYGALRLRTPLYRQFLWAAAVTMATMLPLLFVDNITKLAVAVFFAGISVAPTIIVTMGLVEKIVPESKVTEGMTWAITGMGIGVALGSSAAGWVVDHFGARTGFAVAIAAGILALIIVALGYKSLMTAYNYAIRSSEQ